In a genomic window of Curtobacterium sp. MCBD17_035:
- the rplU gene encoding 50S ribosomal protein L21 — MVYAVVRAGGRQEKVEVGTVLNIDRIKGDENGTIQLAPVLLVDGDKVTSAASDLAGVTVTAEVLNDLRGPKIVIQKFKNKTGYKKRQGHRSELTRVKITKIA, encoded by the coding sequence GTGGTTTACGCAGTTGTGCGCGCCGGCGGCCGTCAGGAAAAGGTCGAGGTCGGCACCGTCCTGAACATCGACCGCATCAAGGGCGACGAGAACGGCACCATCCAGCTCGCGCCGGTGCTCCTCGTGGACGGCGACAAGGTCACCTCCGCGGCGAGTGACCTCGCCGGCGTGACGGTCACCGCCGAGGTCCTGAACGACCTCCGCGGCCCGAAGATCGTCATCCAGAAGTTCAAGAACAAGACCGGGTACAAGAAGCGTCAGGGCCACCGCTCGGAGCTCACCCGCGTCAAGATCACCAAGATCGCGTAA
- the rpmA gene encoding 50S ribosomal protein L27, which translates to MAHKKGASSTRNGRDSNAQRLGVKRFGGQVVNAGEIILRQRGTHFHPGANVGRGGDDTLFALTAGAVEFGTKGGRKVVNIVNA; encoded by the coding sequence ATGGCACACAAGAAGGGTGCGAGCTCCACTCGCAACGGTCGTGACTCGAACGCGCAGCGCCTCGGCGTGAAGCGCTTCGGCGGACAGGTCGTCAACGCGGGCGAGATCATCCTCCGCCAGCGTGGCACCCACTTCCACCCGGGCGCCAACGTCGGCCGTGGCGGCGACGACACGCTCTTCGCGCTCACCGCGGGCGCCGTCGAGTTCGGCACCAAGGGCGGCCGCAAGGTCGTCAACATCGTCAACGCCTGA
- a CDS encoding DUF4031 domain-containing protein translates to MTVLIDPPVWPAHDTVWSHLVSDESYDELHAFAARAGLPRRAFDHDHYDVPAARHDELVALGALAVSGRELVLRLIASGLRVPQRDKRSGH, encoded by the coding sequence GTGACCGTGCTCATCGACCCTCCCGTCTGGCCCGCGCACGACACGGTCTGGTCGCACCTGGTGAGCGACGAGTCCTACGACGAGCTCCACGCCTTCGCGGCCCGCGCCGGCCTGCCCCGCCGCGCGTTCGACCACGACCACTACGACGTCCCCGCGGCCCGGCACGACGAACTCGTCGCGCTGGGGGCCCTCGCCGTGTCCGGCCGGGAACTCGTCCTCCGGCTCATCGCGAGCGGACTCCGGGTCCCGCAGCGCGACAAGCGCTCCGGGCACTGA